A genomic region of uncultured Roseibium sp. contains the following coding sequences:
- a CDS encoding ABC transporter ATP-binding protein: MPQEDKPQFSSGNGHSLNWGAPGTAGATIAAGLVFEDISHDYDGVPSVRHLSLSVAPGEILCLLGHSGCGKTTLMRIAAGVERQSQGKVLINGREIAGDTVFLPPEKRGVGLMFQDYALFPHMSILANVMFGLTGLSKTEAQAAAFAALGRVGLADYAADYPHALSGGEQQRVALARALVPRPGILLMDEPFSGLDKRLRDSVRDQTLAVIRETRATCIIVTHDPEEAMRMGDKIALMRQGRLVQHGTAAELYNKPVDLFAARFFSELNQIEGKVTATGVETALGLLKIENCESGEHVDVCIRPQGICLNKAGLCGVPGRITSKRFVGEVDLLSVAIDGLDHPVQARVRAGSDWEAGMDVAVDTDPKDVLVFSRKESQV; encoded by the coding sequence ATGCCACAGGAAGACAAGCCGCAATTTTCCAGCGGGAACGGACATTCGCTGAACTGGGGCGCGCCCGGAACGGCCGGTGCCACCATTGCGGCCGGCCTCGTCTTTGAAGACATCTCCCATGACTATGATGGCGTGCCCTCCGTCAGGCATCTGAGTCTGTCGGTCGCACCGGGCGAGATTCTCTGCCTGCTGGGCCACTCGGGCTGTGGCAAGACGACCTTGATGCGGATCGCCGCCGGCGTTGAACGGCAAAGCCAAGGCAAGGTCCTCATCAATGGGCGCGAAATTGCAGGTGACACGGTGTTCCTGCCGCCGGAAAAACGCGGCGTTGGCCTGATGTTCCAGGACTATGCGCTGTTTCCGCACATGAGCATTCTGGCAAATGTCATGTTCGGACTGACGGGCCTGTCGAAGACGGAGGCGCAGGCGGCGGCCTTTGCCGCGCTTGGCCGGGTCGGTCTTGCGGACTATGCAGCGGATTATCCGCACGCCTTGTCAGGCGGCGAACAGCAGCGGGTCGCGCTGGCCCGCGCGCTCGTTCCGCGACCGGGCATCCTCCTGATGGACGAACCGTTCTCCGGCCTCGACAAGCGCTTGCGTGACAGTGTGCGGGATCAGACGCTGGCTGTGATTCGGGAAACACGCGCAACCTGCATCATCGTGACCCACGATCCGGAAGAGGCGATGCGCATGGGCGACAAGATTGCGCTCATGCGGCAGGGGCGGCTGGTGCAGCACGGGACGGCCGCTGAACTCTACAACAAGCCGGTCGACCTGTTTGCAGCCCGTTTCTTTTCCGAGCTGAACCAGATCGAGGGAAAAGTTACGGCCACGGGTGTTGAAACTGCGCTTGGACTTTTGAAAATCGAGAATTGCGAAAGCGGTGAGCATGTCGACGTCTGCATCCGCCCGCAGGGCATATGCCTGAACAAGGCGGGCCTGTGCGGTGTGCCTGGCAGGATCACGTCAAAAAGATTCGTCGGCGAGGTCGATTTGCTTTCCGTTGCGATCGATGGTCTCGATCATCCGGTGCAGGCAAGGGTTCGTGCCGGGAGCGACTGGGAAGCGGGAATGGACGTTGCGGTTGATACTGATCCGAAAGACGTGCTTGTTTTTTCCCGCAAGGAGTCCCAAGTCTAG
- a CDS encoding twin-arginine translocase TatA/TatE family subunit, translating into MGISIWQILIIAVVVVLLFGRGKISELMGDVAKGIKSFKKGMAEDDTADAPKTIDHQAGDAAPSAKAEDQTKAS; encoded by the coding sequence ATGGGCATTAGTATTTGGCAGATCTTGATCATCGCAGTGGTGGTGGTTCTGCTTTTCGGACGTGGCAAGATTTCCGAGCTTATGGGTGATGTTGCCAAGGGAATCAAAAGCTTCAAGAAAGGCATGGCCGAAGACGACACCGCCGATGCTCCGAAGACCATCGATCATCAGGCCGGCGACGCGGCTCCGTCTGCGAAAGCTGAAGATCAGACCAAGGCGAGCTGA
- the tatB gene encoding Sec-independent protein translocase protein TatB: MFDIGWTELMVIACIAIIVVGPKDLPRMLRTLGQTLGKMRRMSREFQSTFNDALREAEQQADIADMKKQVEDAANFNPLGDLKKSIEEDAAQKASRPMTTKPASAEKEPATDAAPPAEADTAKADSEPAAAKADTANTPAKASATEDVKA, from the coding sequence ATGTTCGATATCGGCTGGACCGAGCTCATGGTGATTGCGTGTATTGCAATCATCGTTGTAGGGCCAAAAGACCTGCCGCGCATGTTGCGCACGCTTGGGCAGACACTGGGAAAAATGCGACGCATGTCGCGTGAATTCCAGTCGACGTTCAATGACGCCTTGCGCGAAGCCGAGCAGCAGGCCGACATTGCCGACATGAAAAAGCAGGTCGAAGATGCAGCCAACTTCAATCCGCTTGGTGATCTGAAGAAATCGATCGAGGAAGATGCGGCACAAAAAGCATCCAGGCCGATGACGACCAAACCGGCGTCAGCCGAGAAGGAACCGGCAACGGACGCCGCTCCCCCGGCAGAGGCTGACACCGCGAAAGCTGATTCAGAACCGGCAGCCGCGAAGGCCGATACCGCCAACACGCCGGCCAAGGCTTCGGCGACGGAAGATGTTAAGGCATGA
- the tatC gene encoding twin-arginine translocase subunit TatC, with the protein MSQDDIDASKAPLIEHLIELRQRLMWSIGAILVMFVVCFYFATDIYNILTIPYLRAVGEGHPVEMIFTAPQEWFFTQLKLALFGALFLAFPVIASQIYMFVAPGLYKHERGAFLPFLIATPILFLIGACLVYFLVMPMAMGFFLSQEQLPGEGQVAIQHLAKVSEYLGLIMILIFAFGLVFQLPVVLTLMGRAGLVSSEDLKKKRKYAIVGAFAAAAILTPPDPISQIGLALPTLLLYEVSILSVRLIERQRAQREAEREAEDATA; encoded by the coding sequence ATGAGCCAGGATGATATCGACGCCTCGAAGGCGCCATTGATCGAACATCTCATAGAACTGCGACAGCGGCTGATGTGGTCCATCGGCGCCATCCTGGTGATGTTCGTCGTCTGTTTCTATTTCGCGACCGACATCTACAACATCCTGACGATTCCCTATCTGCGCGCAGTCGGCGAGGGACATCCGGTGGAGATGATCTTCACCGCGCCGCAGGAATGGTTCTTCACCCAGTTGAAACTCGCGTTGTTCGGCGCGCTGTTCCTGGCCTTTCCCGTGATTGCCAGCCAGATCTACATGTTTGTCGCTCCCGGCCTCTACAAGCATGAACGCGGAGCGTTTCTACCGTTCTTGATCGCGACCCCGATTCTCTTCCTGATCGGCGCGTGCCTTGTATATTTCCTCGTCATGCCAATGGCGATGGGGTTCTTCCTGTCCCAGGAGCAGCTTCCCGGCGAAGGCCAGGTTGCCATCCAGCACCTGGCGAAGGTAAGCGAATATCTCGGGCTCATCATGATCCTGATTTTCGCCTTCGGACTGGTTTTCCAGCTGCCGGTCGTCCTGACCCTGATGGGACGGGCAGGACTCGTCAGTTCCGAAGATCTCAAAAAGAAGCGCAAATATGCAATTGTCGGTGCCTTCGCCGCTGCGGCAATTCTGACACCCCCTGATCCGATCTCGCAGATCGGTCTTGCGCTCCCCACTTTGCTTCTCTACGAAGTCTCCATTCTGTCCGTGAGGCTGATAGAGCGCCAACGCGCGCAGCGGGAAGCTGAACGCGAAGCGGAAGACGCAACAGCCTGA
- the serS gene encoding serine--tRNA ligase, which yields MFDIKWIRENPDSFDQALARRGFEASSARLIALDDSRRSHITKLQEAQERRNAASKEIGKAKGSGDDARAQELIDEVAQIKAFIQSGEEEERRLVGDLEAAMAVIPNLPHDDVPTGKDENDNALLKTHGEKPAFRFNEAPKEHYELGEALGDMDFAAAAKLSGSRFVVLKGQIARLERALGQFMIDLHSEEHGYTEVSPPLLVNDAPLFGTSQLPKFEEDLFKTTTDHYLIPTAEVPLTNLVAGEIVPEDSLPLRVTALTYCFRSEAGSAGRDTRGMLRQHQFQKCELVSVTTPDTSLDELDRMLGCAEKVLQKLGLHYRVMTLCTGDMGFGARKTYDIEVWLPGQDAYREISSCSVCGDFQARRMNARFRPTDSKQPLHVHTLNGSGIAVGRALIAVLENYQNGDGTVTVPDVLQPYMGGLETIG from the coding sequence ATGTTTGACATAAAGTGGATACGGGAAAACCCGGACAGTTTTGACCAGGCTCTGGCCAGACGCGGCTTCGAAGCGTCATCGGCCCGACTGATTGCACTGGATGATTCCCGCCGCTCTCACATCACGAAGCTTCAGGAAGCACAAGAACGGCGCAACGCCGCTTCAAAGGAAATCGGCAAGGCAAAGGGCTCGGGCGATGACGCGCGTGCACAGGAACTGATTGACGAAGTCGCCCAGATCAAGGCCTTCATTCAGTCCGGTGAAGAGGAAGAACGACGGCTGGTCGGCGACCTGGAAGCTGCGATGGCGGTCATTCCGAACCTGCCGCACGACGACGTGCCCACGGGCAAGGACGAAAACGACAACGCCCTCCTGAAAACCCACGGCGAAAAGCCGGCCTTCCGGTTCAACGAGGCTCCCAAGGAGCATTATGAACTTGGCGAGGCGCTCGGCGACATGGATTTCGCGGCGGCTGCAAAGCTGTCCGGCTCGCGTTTTGTCGTGCTGAAAGGCCAGATCGCGCGCCTCGAGCGTGCTCTCGGCCAGTTCATGATCGACCTGCACTCTGAGGAGCACGGCTATACGGAAGTGTCACCGCCGCTTCTCGTCAATGACGCACCGCTTTTCGGAACAAGCCAGCTGCCCAAGTTCGAAGAGGATCTCTTCAAGACCACCACGGATCATTATCTGATTCCGACCGCTGAAGTGCCCCTGACAAACCTTGTTGCCGGCGAAATCGTTCCTGAAGATAGCCTGCCGCTCCGTGTGACGGCACTGACCTACTGTTTCAGGTCCGAGGCCGGGTCTGCCGGACGCGACACGCGCGGCATGCTGCGCCAGCACCAGTTCCAGAAATGCGAGCTGGTTTCGGTGACGACGCCCGACACGTCCCTGGACGAACTGGACCGCATGCTCGGCTGCGCTGAAAAGGTGCTCCAGAAGCTCGGGTTGCATTACCGCGTCATGACCTTGTGTACCGGAGACATGGGCTTCGGAGCGCGCAAGACCTACGACATTGAGGTCTGGTTGCCGGGGCAGGATGCCTATCGCGAAATCTCGTCATGCTCTGTCTGCGGAGATTTTCAGGCAAGGCGCATGAATGCACGCTTCAGGCCGACTGACAGCAAGCAACCGCTGCATGTTCACACGTTGAACGGCTCCGGCATTGCCGTCGGCCGGGCCCTGATCGCGGTTCTGGAAAACTACCAGAATGGCGACGGAACGGTCACTGTGCCGGACGTTCTGCAGCCCTATATGGGCGGTCTGGAAACGATCGGTTGA
- the surE gene encoding 5'/3'-nucleotidase SurE yields the protein MRILITNDDGIHSPGLTALERIARTLSDDVWVIAPETDQSGVAHSLTLSDPLRLRALDDRHFAVKGTPTDCVIMGVHNVLKGKPDLVLSGINRGQNIAEDVTYSGTVAGAMEAAILGIRSIAVSQAYDWDVRAEPNFAVAETHAPDLFAKLIDFELPPYSLLNVNFPACAPGAVRGTRVTVQGHHEQSGLTIDERQDGRGYPYYWLRFRERGKSVFDNSDLQAIADGYVSVSPLRIDLTAHDLLGHLNDALK from the coding sequence ATGCGTATCCTGATCACGAACGATGATGGAATTCACTCGCCGGGACTGACGGCCCTGGAGCGCATTGCCCGGACGCTATCTGACGACGTCTGGGTCATTGCACCTGAGACCGATCAGAGCGGCGTCGCGCATTCGCTGACGCTGAGCGATCCGTTGAGGCTGCGTGCACTTGATGACCGGCATTTTGCCGTCAAGGGCACTCCGACGGATTGCGTGATCATGGGTGTGCACAACGTTCTGAAAGGCAAGCCCGACCTTGTCCTGTCCGGTATCAATCGCGGTCAGAACATTGCCGAGGACGTGACCTATTCGGGAACGGTTGCCGGGGCGATGGAAGCGGCAATCCTCGGTATTCGTTCGATCGCCGTGTCTCAGGCCTATGACTGGGATGTCAGGGCGGAACCGAATTTCGCCGTCGCGGAGACCCATGCTCCGGACCTGTTCGCGAAACTCATCGACTTCGAGTTGCCGCCCTACAGCCTGCTCAATGTCAATTTCCCCGCATGTGCGCCCGGCGCCGTGAGGGGCACAAGGGTCACGGTTCAGGGGCATCACGAACAGAGCGGGCTGACGATCGACGAGCGCCAGGACGGTCGCGGATACCCCTATTACTGGCTCCGGTTTCGCGAAAGGGGCAAATCCGTATTTGATAATTCGGACCTGCAGGCAATTGCCGATGGATATGTGTCCGTTTCCCCGCTACGCATAGATCTGACGGCGCACGATCTTCTGGGTCATTTGAATGATGCGCTGAAATAA
- a CDS encoding protein-L-isoaspartate(D-aspartate) O-methyltransferase: MAGLPPGEDEVRQSSALPDEAEARAALVLTLRRRGVGAINVLSAIERVPRRLFLPARHHGLAYDDVTLPIECGQTLSAPSMVAYTVQALDIAPDHSLLEIGTGSGYQSAVMGHLAERVETVDRFATLTDLANRRFAALKLDNITATQADGFDGLKQKGPFDRIVVTAAITAVPDKWVQQLRPGGILVAPIGQSRQPQSLIRFTKSESVMTADTLMPVRTVMLQPGIAITL; encoded by the coding sequence ATGGCCGGTCTCCCGCCCGGCGAGGATGAGGTAAGGCAATCGTCGGCATTGCCGGACGAGGCGGAAGCGCGTGCCGCGCTTGTCCTGACGCTGAGGCGGCGCGGTGTCGGTGCCATAAATGTCCTGAGCGCGATTGAACGTGTGCCGAGGCGCCTGTTTCTTCCCGCCCGCCATCATGGCCTGGCCTATGACGACGTCACCTTGCCGATCGAATGCGGTCAGACCTTGTCGGCACCGTCCATGGTCGCCTACACGGTACAGGCGCTGGATATCGCGCCGGACCATTCGCTGCTCGAGATCGGAACCGGATCAGGCTATCAGTCGGCTGTCATGGGACACCTGGCGGAAAGGGTCGAGACCGTCGACCGTTTCGCGACCTTGACCGACCTCGCCAACCGCCGTTTCGCAGCCCTGAAACTTGACAACATCACGGCCACCCAGGCGGACGGGTTCGACGGACTGAAACAGAAAGGCCCGTTTGACCGCATCGTGGTCACGGCTGCGATCACGGCCGTCCCGGACAAATGGGTTCAGCAACTCAGACCCGGCGGTATCCTGGTTGCCCCGATCGGGCAGTCAAGGCAACCGCAGTCCCTTATCCGGTTTACAAAGTCCGAGAGTGTGATGACAGCGGACACGCTGATGCCGGTGAGAACGGTCATGCTGCAACCTGGAATCGCAATAACGCTTTGA
- a CDS encoding peptidoglycan DD-metalloendopeptidase family protein translates to MVAVFLSGCSSAVERFGEPPYYTGNTQNQREILNGAPAPAQPTYQDIANGPGGTSAGLPQTSSAPVTTGSVSTQRSDIQSAPLPAPAVASAPVSQPTAPVSTLPAPETVSAANGKNWKGWTGTGGTRVTVRQGDSLNSISRRYGVPVQAVASVNGISDPNQVKPGQSIIIPTYVYSERNGHSSATEGESGKVKLPAVASNETVVTGSIPANSGSAPRPGRKPVQQPTFTQISVSEAVVEEVDVIQVTALPKRKPAVTNASLTTASIATATPAKTTAAPAAAAPSAPVQKVALPQPALTQEPRPTEPIKTPKVTNTPKEAVTSDAKFRWPVRGRIISDFGTKPGGGKNEGVNLAVPEGTPVKAADDGTVIYSGNELKGYGNLVLVRHSEGWVSAYAHNSELKVKRGDAIRRGDVIGLAGATGSVNQPQVHFELRKGNKPVDPLNHLPKR, encoded by the coding sequence TTGGTCGCAGTATTTCTCTCGGGTTGTTCCAGCGCCGTCGAACGGTTTGGAGAACCTCCTTACTACACGGGAAACACGCAAAATCAGCGTGAGATCCTGAACGGGGCACCTGCGCCGGCTCAGCCGACTTATCAGGACATTGCCAACGGTCCCGGAGGAACATCGGCGGGATTGCCGCAGACAAGTTCAGCGCCGGTCACGACAGGTTCGGTCTCCACGCAGCGGTCGGACATCCAGTCAGCGCCATTGCCTGCGCCGGCAGTGGCGTCCGCACCCGTCAGTCAGCCCACAGCGCCGGTCTCGACGCTGCCTGCGCCTGAGACGGTCAGTGCTGCAAACGGCAAGAACTGGAAAGGCTGGACCGGAACCGGTGGAACACGCGTCACTGTTCGCCAGGGCGACAGCCTCAATTCGATCTCTCGCCGGTACGGCGTGCCGGTGCAGGCTGTTGCCTCGGTCAACGGCATCAGCGATCCAAACCAGGTCAAGCCCGGGCAAAGCATCATCATTCCGACCTACGTCTATTCGGAGCGCAACGGTCATTCCAGCGCGACGGAAGGCGAAAGCGGCAAGGTCAAGCTTCCGGCGGTTGCCAGCAACGAGACGGTCGTCACAGGTTCCATCCCGGCGAATTCAGGAAGTGCCCCGCGTCCCGGACGCAAGCCGGTTCAGCAACCGACCTTCACCCAGATCAGCGTCAGCGAAGCCGTTGTCGAGGAAGTTGACGTCATTCAGGTTACCGCGCTGCCGAAGCGCAAGCCCGCGGTCACGAATGCCAGCCTGACGACTGCGTCCATTGCCACGGCCACACCTGCCAAAACCACGGCTGCACCGGCTGCTGCCGCGCCGTCCGCACCAGTTCAGAAAGTTGCACTGCCGCAACCCGCTCTGACCCAGGAACCCCGTCCGACGGAACCGATCAAGACGCCTAAAGTCACCAATACGCCCAAGGAGGCGGTGACCTCGGACGCGAAGTTCCGCTGGCCCGTGCGCGGCCGGATCATCTCCGACTTCGGCACGAAGCCGGGCGGTGGCAAGAACGAGGGCGTCAATCTGGCGGTCCCTGAAGGCACGCCCGTAAAGGCCGCGGACGACGGGACCGTGATCTACTCCGGCAACGAGTTGAAGGGATACGGCAACCTCGTGCTCGTGCGGCACAGCGAAGGCTGGGTGTCCGCCTATGCCCATAACAGCGAGTTGAAGGTCAAGCGTGGCGATGCGATCCGCCGGGGCGACGTGATCGGTCTAGCCGGAGCAACCGGGTCGGTGAACCAGCCGCAGGTACATTTTGAACTGCGCAAGGGCAACAAGCCCGTCGATCCGCTGAACCACCTGCCGAAACGGTGA
- a CDS encoding ATP-binding protein, with the protein MSSQNDLASLNAKLDSLIELIGRAVPLRAETPDWTSADAFVWVPAPGNLQAVKKVNRVELSLLCAVSRVRDLLMDNTRRFAEGLPANNALLWGARGMGKSSLVKAAHAAINQETQSSDLKLIEIHREDIESLPGLMSLIRTAPFRFVIFCDDLSFDNDDTSYKSLKAVLEGGIEGRPDNVIFYATSNRRHLLPRDMIENERSTAINPAEAVEEKVSLSDRFGLWLGFHKCSQDDYLEMVRGYVAFHELDVPEEDWRPEALEWATTRGSRSGRVAYQFIQDLAGRLGKPLT; encoded by the coding sequence ATGAGCTCGCAAAACGACCTTGCATCTTTGAATGCCAAACTCGATTCCCTGATCGAGTTGATCGGGAGAGCCGTGCCACTTCGGGCGGAGACGCCGGACTGGACGAGCGCCGACGCGTTTGTCTGGGTTCCGGCCCCCGGAAACCTTCAGGCCGTGAAAAAGGTCAACCGGGTGGAACTCTCGCTCCTGTGTGCCGTTTCTCGCGTTCGCGATCTGCTGATGGACAACACGCGGCGGTTCGCGGAAGGGCTGCCGGCGAACAATGCCCTTCTGTGGGGCGCTCGCGGCATGGGCAAGTCCTCGCTGGTCAAGGCAGCGCATGCGGCCATCAATCAGGAAACGCAAAGCTCCGACCTGAAGCTGATCGAAATCCACCGCGAAGACATCGAATCGCTGCCCGGCCTCATGTCCCTGATCCGGACGGCGCCGTTTCGCTTCGTCATTTTCTGCGATGATCTGAGTTTCGACAACGACGACACCTCCTACAAGTCACTCAAGGCCGTGCTTGAGGGCGGAATCGAAGGCCGTCCGGACAACGTGATCTTCTATGCGACGTCGAACCGGCGGCACCTTCTGCCGCGCGACATGATCGAAAACGAAAGGTCGACAGCGATCAATCCTGCCGAAGCGGTCGAGGAAAAGGTTTCTCTGTCGGACCGTTTCGGTCTTTGGCTCGGCTTCCATAAGTGCAGCCAGGACGACTATCTGGAAATGGTCCGGGGTTATGTCGCGTTTCACGAACTGGATGTGCCGGAGGAAGACTGGCGGCCCGAGGCCCTGGAATGGGCGACCACCCGCGGCAGCCGTTCCGGACGCGTTGCCTACCAGTTCATTCAGGATCTGGCGGGACGGCTGGGGAAACCGCTGACATGA
- the yajC gene encoding preprotein translocase subunit YajC codes for MFITPAYAQSAGAVGPGFLIQILPFVAIFAIMYFLIIRPQRQRMKQHQEMVSNLRRGDTIVTTGGLIGKVSKVVDDSELQVELSEGVKVRVVRSMVQEVRSKSEPAKENS; via the coding sequence ATGTTCATCACCCCAGCGTATGCGCAATCCGCCGGAGCCGTAGGTCCGGGTTTCCTGATCCAGATCCTGCCCTTCGTGGCCATCTTTGCGATCATGTATTTCCTGATCATCCGGCCCCAGCGCCAGCGCATGAAGCAGCATCAGGAAATGGTGTCCAACCTGCGCCGTGGTGACACCATTGTGACCACGGGCGGGCTTATCGGCAAAGTCTCCAAGGTGGTAGATGACAGTGAGCTTCAGGTGGAACTGTCCGAGGGGGTCAAGGTTCGCGTGGTTCGCTCCATGGTTCAGGAAGTGCGCTCCAAATCAGAGCCTGCCAAAGAGAATTCCTGA
- the secD gene encoding protein translocase subunit SecD, which produces MLHFARWKIVLILVVVAAGFITTLPNFFTAKQLESWPDFLPKNQMVLGLDLQGGAYLLYEVDQADYIKKRFEALEGDVRDTLRENPRIGYTGLDARPDSVQVRIRDLTRLDEARERLAPLVNPLVSNLFSGQPVDEFEMTVEDNGLVRFTYSDAGLDNRLQAIVQQSIEVIRRRVDDLGTTEPNIQRQGTDRILVEAPGEGDPERLKEIIGTTAKLTFHLVDRNMTGEQAMQSRPPAGTSVFLSVDDPPIPYLLETRPLLGGEDLTDAQVAFGQYSNEPVVTFRFNQSGAREFARITTENVNYPFAIVLDEEVISAPVIREPIIGGSGQISGDFTIEAAQDLSTLLRAGALPAQLTVIEERSIGPGLGADSIEAGKIASIIAGAAVIIFMILAYGRFGIIADLALMSNIFLIFGALTVLQATLTLPGIAGIVLTIGMAVDANVLIFERIREESRAGRSVISAIDAGYSRALGTILDANITTLIAAVILFQLGSGPVRGFAVTLAIGIFTTVFCAFTFSRLLVALWIRRRRPSVLPI; this is translated from the coding sequence ATGCTCCATTTCGCCCGTTGGAAAATTGTGTTGATCCTGGTGGTTGTTGCCGCAGGTTTCATCACGACGCTGCCGAATTTCTTCACGGCCAAACAACTGGAAAGCTGGCCAGACTTCCTGCCGAAGAACCAGATGGTGCTGGGGCTGGACCTTCAGGGCGGGGCCTATCTGCTTTATGAGGTGGATCAGGCCGACTACATAAAGAAACGCTTCGAAGCGCTCGAAGGCGATGTGCGTGACACGCTGCGCGAAAATCCGAGAATTGGCTATACGGGTCTGGACGCCAGACCGGATTCCGTTCAGGTCAGGATCCGGGATCTGACGCGCCTGGACGAAGCACGTGAACGGCTCGCTCCCCTGGTCAATCCGCTCGTTTCCAACCTGTTCAGCGGCCAGCCTGTCGACGAATTCGAAATGACGGTCGAAGACAACGGGCTTGTCCGCTTCACCTATTCCGATGCGGGCCTCGACAACCGGCTCCAGGCCATTGTTCAGCAGTCGATCGAAGTCATCCGGCGCCGTGTGGACGACCTCGGCACGACGGAACCGAACATTCAAAGACAGGGCACGGACCGGATCCTCGTGGAAGCGCCGGGTGAAGGCGATCCTGAGCGGCTGAAGGAAATCATCGGCACGACGGCCAAGCTGACCTTCCATCTTGTCGATCGGAACATGACCGGTGAACAGGCTATGCAAAGCCGGCCGCCGGCGGGAACGTCTGTGTTCCTGTCCGTGGACGATCCGCCAATTCCGTATCTTCTCGAAACCAGGCCGCTTCTGGGTGGTGAGGACCTTACCGACGCTCAGGTCGCATTCGGCCAGTATTCGAACGAACCTGTCGTGACTTTCCGTTTCAACCAGTCGGGTGCGCGCGAGTTCGCCCGGATCACGACCGAAAACGTGAATTACCCGTTCGCGATCGTGCTGGATGAGGAAGTCATCTCCGCGCCCGTAATCCGTGAACCGATCATCGGCGGATCTGGCCAGATCTCCGGTGATTTCACCATCGAAGCCGCACAGGACCTTTCCACGCTGCTGCGCGCAGGTGCGCTGCCCGCGCAATTGACCGTGATCGAGGAACGCTCCATCGGGCCGGGACTCGGTGCGGACTCGATTGAGGCTGGCAAGATCGCGTCGATCATCGCGGGTGCTGCGGTTATCATCTTCATGATCCTTGCCTATGGCCGCTTCGGCATCATTGCCGATCTGGCGCTGATGTCGAACATATTCCTCATTTTCGGTGCGCTGACAGTGCTTCAGGCGACGCTCACGCTACCGGGTATTGCGGGTATTGTTCTGACGATCGGCATGGCGGTTGATGCCAACGTGCTCATCTTCGAGCGAATACGCGAGGAGTCGCGAGCCGGGAGATCGGTCATATCCGCGATTGACGCAGGCTACAGCCGTGCGCTCGGGACCATCCTTGACGCAAACATCACCACGCTGATTGCGGCCGTCATCCTGTTCCAGCTCGGGTCCGGACCCGTGCGCGGCTTCGCCGTCACGCTCGCGATCGGGATTTTCACGACCGTCTTCTGCGCGTTCACCTTCAGCCGTTTGCTGGTTGCGCTATGGATACGGCGCCGTCGGCCTTCCGTACTTCCGATCTGA
- the secF gene encoding protein translocase subunit SecF — protein MLLRLVPDNTHIKFMWLRKFSFPLSIVLVVASLAGFFTVGMNYGIDFKGGTIIEIKTDGPADIGAIRSELSSLNLGDVQVQEFGAPDDILIRVEEQPGGELAQQTVVQNVRTIFEDDNVDFRRVEVVGPRVSGELAQAGAIAVAAALLAIMIYIWFRFEWHFAVGAILTTANDVVVTIGLFVLLQLDFSLSSIAAVLTIIGYSLNDTVVVYDRIRENLRKYKKRPLTDILDQSINETLSRTTMTSVTTLLALIALYVFGGEVIQSFTLAMIFGIVIGTYSSIFLAAPFLILLKLRPDAMSRNDGDDEKEAKEKATA, from the coding sequence ATGTTGCTAAGACTCGTTCCGGACAACACGCACATCAAGTTCATGTGGCTGCGGAAGTTCAGTTTTCCGCTGTCGATCGTGCTCGTCGTTGCCTCTCTGGCCGGATTTTTCACTGTCGGCATGAACTACGGGATCGACTTCAAGGGCGGGACGATCATCGAGATCAAGACGGACGGCCCCGCCGATATCGGCGCGATCCGCTCTGAACTATCGTCGCTCAATCTCGGTGATGTGCAGGTTCAGGAATTCGGTGCACCCGACGATATTCTGATCCGCGTTGAGGAGCAGCCGGGCGGGGAACTCGCCCAGCAGACCGTGGTGCAGAACGTGCGCACGATTTTTGAAGACGACAATGTCGATTTCCGCCGCGTTGAAGTGGTCGGTCCGAGGGTTTCGGGTGAACTTGCCCAGGCCGGTGCCATCGCGGTCGCGGCCGCGCTTCTCGCGATCATGATCTACATCTGGTTCCGCTTCGAGTGGCACTTCGCGGTCGGTGCTATCCTTACGACAGCGAATGATGTCGTGGTGACGATCGGGCTCTTCGTGCTTTTGCAGCTCGATTTCTCGTTATCGAGTATCGCGGCGGTCCTGACCATTATCGGTTATTCGCTCAACGATACCGTGGTGGTCTATGACCGCATCCGGGAAAATCTGCGCAAGTACAAGAAGCGTCCGCTGACCGACATCCTGGACCAGTCGATCAACGAAACCTTGTCGCGCACGACGATGACCTCCGTCACGACGCTTCTGGCGCTGATCGCGCTTTACGTGTTCGGCGGCGAGGTGATCCAGTCCTTCACGCTGGCCATGATCTTCGGCATCGTGATCGGGACCTATTCGTCGATCTTCCTTGCTGCTCCGTTCCTGATCCTTCTTAAGCTGCGCCCGGACGCCATGTCGCGGAACGACGGTGATGACGAGAAGGAAGCAAAAGAAAAAGCGACGGCTTAA